The proteins below come from a single Cytobacillus luteolus genomic window:
- the gcvT gene encoding glycine cleavage system aminomethyltransferase GcvT codes for MTELLRTPLYEVYSQYGAKTIDFGGWDLPVQFSSIKEEHEAVRTKAGLFDVSHMGEIDVKGPDSLTYLQKMMTNDVSVLKDGGAQYTAMCYEDGGTVDDLLVYKKSDDHYLLVVNASNIEKDFDWLSSHVSGDVTVTNISSDVAQLALQGPLAETVLQKLTNTDLSEIKFFKFQDDVEVNGVKTLVSRTGYTGEDGFEIYCNTQDATMLWNKILEVGKEDGVLPIGLGARDTLRFEANLALYGQELTKDISPLEAGIGFAVKVNKEADFIGKEALKKQKEDGLPRKLVGIEMIDKGIPRHGYEVFVNGEEVGTVTTGTQSPTLKKNIGLALLKAEFAELGTKVEVQIRNKRLQAEVVATPFYKRPKK; via the coding sequence TTGACTGAATTACTACGTACACCTTTATATGAAGTTTATTCACAATATGGTGCAAAAACAATCGACTTTGGTGGTTGGGATCTGCCTGTGCAGTTTTCTAGCATTAAAGAAGAGCATGAAGCTGTCCGCACAAAAGCAGGCTTGTTCGATGTTTCTCACATGGGAGAAATCGATGTAAAAGGTCCAGATAGTCTTACATATTTACAAAAAATGATGACAAATGATGTATCCGTGCTTAAAGATGGCGGTGCTCAATATACAGCGATGTGCTATGAAGATGGTGGAACAGTAGACGATCTTTTAGTTTATAAAAAATCAGATGATCACTATCTACTAGTTGTAAATGCTTCAAACATTGAGAAGGATTTTGACTGGTTATCAAGTCATGTTTCTGGAGATGTAACAGTTACAAATATCTCGAGTGATGTAGCACAATTAGCATTACAAGGACCTTTAGCTGAAACGGTTCTTCAAAAGTTAACAAACACAGACTTAAGTGAAATCAAATTTTTCAAGTTCCAAGATGATGTAGAAGTGAATGGTGTGAAAACATTAGTATCTCGTACTGGTTATACAGGAGAAGATGGTTTTGAAATTTACTGCAATACACAAGACGCTACAATGCTTTGGAACAAAATCCTAGAAGTAGGAAAAGAAGATGGCGTTTTACCGATTGGACTAGGAGCGAGAGACACACTTCGTTTCGAAGCAAACTTAGCACTTTACGGTCAAGAATTAACAAAAGACATTTCTCCATTAGAGGCTGGTATCGGCTTTGCGGTGAAAGTAAATAAAGAAGCTGATTTTATTGGTAAAGAAGCACTGAAAAAGCAAAAGGAAGACGGTTTACCTCGTAAACTAGTTGGAATCGAAATGATTGATAAAGGAATTCCACGTCATGGCTATGAAGTGTTTGTAAATGGTGAGGAAGTAGGGACTGTTACAACAGGAACGCAATCTCCTACACTTAAGAAAAACATTGGACTTGCTTTACTCAAAGCTGAGTTTGCTGAGCTTGGTACGAAAGTCGAAGTTCAAATCCGTAACAAACGTTTACAAGCAGAAGTTGTTGCTACACCTTTTTACAAGCGTCCTAAAAAATAA
- the gcvPA gene encoding aminomethyl-transferring glycine dehydrogenase subunit GcvPA: MKHRYLPMTEQDKKEMLQAIGVSSVDELFNDIPESVRFKGEYNIKQAKSETELFKELSALAAQNKDLRANASFLGAGVYDHYMPIIVDHVISRSEFYTAYTPYQPEISQGELQAIFEFQSMICELTGMDVANSSMYDGGTALAEAAMLCTGHTKNKKVLVSGAVNPESREVLKTYAKGQYIEVVEVPAVNGLTDLEALKSAMDDSVACVVVQYPNFFGQIEPLKEIEEIAHTGKSMFVVSSNPLALGALTPPGKFGADIVAGDAQVFGIPTGFGGPHCGYFAVTTKLMRKVPGRLVGQTVDEDGKRGFVLTLQAREQHIRRDKATSNICSNQALNALAASVAMTALGKKGVKEMATQNIQKAHYAKNTFKQHGFEVPYEGPFFNEFVVKLNKPVKEVNAKLIEKGIIGGYDLGIDYPELKNHMLVAVTELRTKEEIDTFVKELGDGNE; encoded by the coding sequence ATGAAACATCGTTATTTACCAATGACGGAACAAGATAAAAAAGAAATGCTTCAAGCAATCGGAGTTTCTTCAGTTGATGAGCTTTTTAATGATATCCCTGAAAGTGTACGCTTTAAAGGGGAGTACAACATTAAACAAGCAAAATCAGAAACTGAGCTTTTCAAAGAATTATCAGCACTTGCTGCTCAAAATAAGGATTTAAGAGCGAACGCTTCATTCTTAGGAGCAGGAGTATATGATCACTACATGCCAATTATTGTTGACCATGTTATCTCTCGTTCTGAGTTTTACACAGCTTACACTCCATACCAACCAGAGATCTCTCAAGGTGAGCTTCAAGCAATCTTTGAATTCCAATCTATGATTTGTGAATTAACTGGAATGGATGTAGCGAACTCTTCAATGTACGACGGTGGTACTGCTCTTGCGGAAGCTGCAATGCTATGTACAGGTCATACGAAAAACAAAAAGGTTTTAGTATCAGGTGCAGTTAACCCTGAATCACGTGAAGTATTAAAAACATATGCAAAAGGTCAATATATCGAAGTTGTTGAAGTACCAGCTGTAAACGGATTAACAGACCTTGAAGCATTAAAATCAGCAATGGATGATTCTGTTGCATGTGTTGTTGTTCAATATCCTAACTTCTTCGGTCAAATTGAACCATTAAAAGAAATCGAAGAAATTGCTCATACAGGTAAAAGTATGTTTGTTGTTTCAAGTAACCCATTAGCACTTGGGGCTTTAACACCTCCTGGTAAATTCGGTGCTGATATCGTTGCTGGAGACGCACAAGTATTTGGTATTCCAACTGGCTTTGGTGGACCACACTGTGGATATTTCGCAGTAACAACAAAATTAATGCGTAAAGTTCCAGGAAGACTTGTTGGTCAAACAGTAGATGAAGATGGTAAACGTGGATTTGTTTTAACGCTTCAAGCTCGTGAACAACATATCCGTCGTGACAAAGCGACATCTAACATTTGTTCAAACCAAGCACTTAATGCTTTAGCGGCATCAGTTGCGATGACTGCTTTAGGTAAAAAAGGTGTTAAAGAAATGGCTACACAAAATATCCAAAAAGCACATTATGCTAAAAATACATTCAAACAACATGGCTTTGAAGTACCTTATGAAGGACCTTTCTTCAATGAGTTCGTAGTAAAACTTAACAAACCAGTTAAGGAAGTAAATGCGAAGTTAATCGAAAAAGGAATCATTGGTGGTTATGATTTAGGAATTGACTACCCTGAGCTAAAAAATCACATGCTTGTTGCAGTAACTGAATTACGTACAAAAGAAGAAATCGATACATTTGTAAAAGAATTGGGGGATGGCAATGAATAA
- the gcvPB gene encoding aminomethyl-transferring glycine dehydrogenase subunit GcvPB codes for MNNHQDQPLIFELTRPGRVGYSLPEMDVPELNLDDVIPADYIRTEEPELPEVSELDIMRHYTALSRRNHGVDSGFYPLGSCTMKYNPKINENVARIPGFAHIHPLQDESTVQGALGLMYDLQEHLKEITGMDEVTLQPAAGAHGEWTGLMMIRAFHESNNDTARTKVIVPDSAHGTNPASATVAGFETITVKSDENGLVDLEDLRSVVGPDTAALMLTNPNTLGLFEAHILEMAKIVHDAGGKLYYDGANLNAVLSKARPGDMGFDVVHLNLHKTFTGPHGGGGPGSGPVGVKADLIPYLPKPVLVKREDGYRFEYDRPQAIGRVKPFYGNFGINVRAYTYIRTMGPDGLKAVTEYAVLNANYMMRQLAPHFDLPFNQHCKHEFVLSGKRQKKLGVRTLDIAKRLLDFGYHPPTIYFPLNVEECIMIEPTETESKETLDEFIAAMIQIAKEAEENPEIVQEAPHSTVIKRLDETLAARKPVLRFQKQ; via the coding sequence ATGAATAATCATCAAGATCAACCATTAATTTTTGAATTAACTAGACCAGGCCGCGTTGGTTATAGCTTACCGGAAATGGATGTTCCTGAGCTAAACCTAGATGATGTCATTCCTGCTGACTATATCCGTACTGAAGAACCAGAATTACCAGAAGTATCTGAGTTAGACATCATGCGTCACTACACAGCTTTATCAAGACGTAACCATGGTGTAGACTCTGGGTTCTATCCATTAGGTTCTTGTACAATGAAATACAACCCTAAAATTAACGAAAACGTAGCTCGTATTCCTGGCTTTGCACACATTCATCCATTACAAGATGAGTCTACTGTTCAAGGTGCACTAGGTTTAATGTATGATCTTCAAGAACATTTAAAAGAAATTACAGGTATGGATGAAGTAACTCTTCAACCTGCTGCTGGTGCTCATGGTGAGTGGACTGGATTAATGATGATTCGTGCATTCCATGAATCAAATAATGACACAGCTCGTACAAAAGTAATCGTTCCTGACTCAGCACACGGAACAAACCCTGCATCTGCAACAGTTGCTGGTTTTGAAACAATTACTGTTAAATCAGATGAAAACGGATTAGTTGATCTAGAAGACTTAAGAAGTGTAGTAGGTCCTGATACTGCAGCCCTTATGTTAACTAACCCAAATACATTAGGATTATTTGAAGCTCATATTTTAGAAATGGCTAAAATTGTCCATGATGCGGGTGGGAAGCTATACTATGATGGAGCAAACTTAAATGCTGTATTAAGTAAAGCTAGACCAGGGGATATGGGATTTGACGTAGTTCACCTTAATCTTCATAAAACATTTACTGGTCCACACGGTGGTGGAGGCCCAGGTTCAGGTCCGGTAGGGGTTAAAGCTGATTTAATTCCTTATCTACCAAAACCTGTACTTGTAAAACGTGAAGATGGCTACCGTTTCGAATACGATCGTCCACAAGCAATTGGACGTGTAAAACCTTTCTATGGAAACTTTGGAATTAACGTACGTGCTTATACGTACATTCGAACAATGGGTCCAGATGGCTTAAAAGCGGTAACAGAGTATGCTGTTCTTAATGCAAACTACATGATGCGTCAACTTGCACCACACTTTGACCTACCATTTAATCAACATTGTAAACATGAGTTTGTATTATCAGGTAAACGTCAAAAGAAACTTGGTGTTCGTACATTAGATATCGCAAAACGTCTATTAGACTTTGGATATCATCCACCAACAATCTACTTCCCACTTAATGTTGAGGAATGTATCATGATTGAGCCAACAGAAACTGAATCTAAAGAAACATTAGATGAGTTTATCGCGGCAATGATTCAAATTGCAAAAGAAGCTGAGGAGAATCCAGAAATCGTTCAAGAAGCTCCTCACAGCACTGTGATTAAGCGTCTAGACGAAACGTTGGCTGCGCGTAAACCAGTACTTCGCTTTCAAAAGCAATAA